One window from the genome of Streptomyces sp. NBC_00708 encodes:
- a CDS encoding sugar phosphate isomerase/epimerase, with protein sequence MSDGRLSLNQETIKQWSLPELAEGCAKAGVDKVGLWRAPVQSYGVGATARLLADHGLTVTSLCRGGFLTAPDPAERARALDDNRAALDEAAGLSTDTLVLVSGGLPEGSKDLYGARERIADALAELVPYAAERGVRLAIEPLHPMFASDRCVVSTLSQALDLAERFPAEQVGVVVDTYHLWWDDQAPAQIARAGAGGRIHSFQLADWITPLPAGVLLGRGQLGDGSVDFRFFREAVEATGFDGPVEVEIFNEDLWARDGAEVLAEVAARYAEHAC encoded by the coding sequence ATGAGCGACGGCCGTCTCTCCCTCAACCAGGAGACCATCAAGCAGTGGTCGCTGCCGGAGCTGGCCGAGGGCTGCGCGAAGGCGGGCGTCGACAAGGTGGGCCTGTGGCGGGCTCCCGTCCAGTCGTACGGGGTCGGGGCGACGGCCCGGCTCCTCGCCGACCACGGCCTGACCGTCACCAGCCTGTGCCGGGGCGGCTTCCTCACCGCCCCGGACCCGGCGGAACGGGCCCGCGCCCTGGACGACAACCGCGCCGCGCTCGACGAGGCGGCGGGCCTGTCCACGGACACCCTGGTCCTCGTCTCGGGCGGCCTCCCGGAGGGCAGCAAGGACCTGTACGGCGCCCGCGAGCGCATCGCGGACGCCCTGGCCGAGCTGGTCCCGTACGCGGCGGAGCGCGGGGTGCGCCTCGCCATCGAGCCGCTGCATCCGATGTTCGCCTCGGACCGCTGCGTGGTTTCGACGCTCTCCCAGGCCCTGGACCTCGCGGAGCGCTTCCCGGCCGAGCAGGTGGGCGTGGTCGTGGACACGTACCACCTCTGGTGGGACGACCAAGCGCCCGCCCAGATCGCGCGGGCCGGTGCGGGCGGCCGCATCCACTCCTTCCAGCTCGCGGACTGGATCACCCCGCTCCCGGCGGGCGTCCTGCTCGGCCGGGGCCAGCTCGGCGACGGCAGTGTGGACTTCCGGTTCTTCCGCGAGGCGGTGGAGGCGACGGGCTTCGACGGGCCGGTCGAGGTGGAGATCTTCAACGAGGACCTGTGGGCGCGCGACGGCGCGGAGGTCCTGGCGGAGGTGGCGGCCCGCTACGCCGAGCACGCCTGCTGA
- a CDS encoding dihydrodipicolinate synthase family protein, which translates to MTIHLPQGPYEPRATPLDLAPAGSPLASRTVFSAAHVVADPYADVSPDSPAAVDWDATLAFRRHLWSHGLGVAEAMDTAQRGMGLDWAGAEELIRRSAAEARAVGGRIACGVGTDQLPPGPATLAEVRSAYEEQLAVVEESGAQAILMASRALAAAAKGPQDYLDTYAHLLRQATEPVVLHWLGPMFDPALEGYWGSTDLDLATDTFLQVIAEHPDKVDGIKMSLLDADREIDVRRRLPGGVRCYTGDDFHYPELIAGDDRGFSHALLGIFDPLGPLAAHAVRVLDTGDTKGFRELLDPTVELSRHLFQAPTRFYKTGVVFLAWLAGHQDHFTMVGGLQSARSLPHLAKAYRLADGLGLFPDPELAESRMRALLTVNGGTR; encoded by the coding sequence GTGACCATCCATCTCCCGCAGGGCCCGTACGAACCCCGGGCCACCCCGCTCGACCTGGCCCCGGCCGGGTCGCCGCTCGCCTCCCGTACGGTCTTCTCCGCCGCGCACGTCGTGGCCGACCCGTACGCCGATGTCAGCCCCGACTCGCCGGCCGCCGTCGACTGGGACGCCACGCTCGCCTTCCGCCGCCACCTCTGGTCGCACGGTCTGGGCGTGGCCGAGGCCATGGACACCGCGCAGCGCGGCATGGGCCTGGACTGGGCGGGTGCCGAGGAGCTGATCCGCCGCTCGGCCGCCGAGGCCAGGGCGGTCGGGGGGCGCATCGCCTGCGGCGTCGGCACCGACCAGCTGCCGCCCGGCCCGGCCACGCTCGCCGAGGTGCGTTCCGCGTACGAGGAACAGCTCGCCGTCGTCGAGGAGAGCGGCGCCCAGGCCATCCTGATGGCCTCCCGCGCCCTCGCCGCCGCCGCGAAGGGCCCCCAGGACTACTTGGACACGTACGCCCACCTGCTGCGCCAGGCCACCGAACCGGTCGTCCTGCACTGGCTGGGCCCGATGTTCGACCCGGCGCTCGAAGGCTACTGGGGCTCCACCGACCTGGACCTCGCCACCGACACGTTCCTCCAGGTCATCGCGGAACACCCGGACAAGGTCGACGGCATCAAGATGTCGCTGCTCGACGCGGACCGCGAGATCGACGTGCGCCGCCGGCTGCCGGGCGGGGTGCGCTGCTACACCGGCGACGACTTCCACTACCCGGAGCTGATCGCGGGCGACGACCGGGGCTTCAGCCACGCGCTGCTCGGCATCTTCGACCCGCTGGGCCCGCTGGCCGCGCACGCGGTACGGGTCCTGGACACCGGTGACACGAAGGGATTCCGCGAACTCCTCGACCCCACGGTCGAGTTGTCCCGGCACCTCTTCCAGGCACCGACCCGCTTCTACAAGACGGGCGTGGTGTTCCTGGCCTGGCTGGCCGGCCACCAGGACCACTTCACCATGGTGGGCGGCCTCCAGTCGGCCCGCTCGCTGCCGCACCTGGCGAAGGCGTACCGACTCGCCGACGGCCTGGGCCTGTTCCCGGACCCGGAGCTGGCCGAGTCCCGGATGCGCGCCCTCCTCACGGTCAACGGAGGCACCCGATGA
- a CDS encoding Gfo/Idh/MocA family oxidoreductase: MTRRTVRIAMNGVTGRMGYRQHLVRSILAIREQGGLDLGDGDVLWPEPVLVGRRAHALEELAARHGLTEWSTDLDAVLADDTVDIYFDAQVTQARVEAIKKAVAAGKHIYTEKPTATDVEGALDLARLAQEAGIKHGVVQDKIFLPGLLKLKRLIDGGFFGEILSVRGEFGYWVFEGDWQEAQRPSWNYRAEDGGGIVVDMFPHWEYVLHELFGRVTSVQAHVQTHIPERRDERGEPYAATADDAAYGIFQLEGGAVAQINSSWAVRVNRDELVEFQVDGTHGSAVAGLRNCRVQHRSVTPKPVWNPDLPVTESFRDQWQEVPDNAVFDNGFKAQWELFLRHIVLDEPYAWDLMAGARGVQLAELGLKSHAEGRRLDVPELSL; this comes from the coding sequence GTGACACGCAGGACAGTGCGCATCGCCATGAACGGCGTCACCGGGCGCATGGGATACCGGCAGCACCTGGTGCGCTCGATCCTCGCGATCCGCGAGCAGGGCGGCCTCGACCTCGGCGACGGCGACGTGCTGTGGCCCGAACCGGTCCTCGTCGGCCGCCGCGCCCACGCCCTGGAGGAGCTGGCCGCCCGCCACGGTCTGACCGAGTGGTCGACCGACCTCGACGCGGTGCTCGCGGACGACACCGTCGACATCTACTTCGACGCCCAGGTCACCCAGGCCCGGGTGGAGGCCATCAAGAAGGCCGTCGCCGCCGGCAAGCACATCTACACCGAGAAGCCCACCGCCACGGACGTCGAGGGCGCCCTCGACCTGGCCCGCCTGGCCCAGGAGGCCGGCATCAAGCACGGCGTCGTCCAGGACAAGATCTTCCTGCCGGGCCTGCTCAAGCTGAAGCGCCTCATCGACGGCGGCTTCTTCGGCGAGATCCTCTCCGTGCGCGGCGAGTTCGGCTACTGGGTCTTCGAGGGCGACTGGCAGGAGGCGCAGCGCCCCTCCTGGAACTACCGTGCCGAGGACGGCGGCGGCATCGTCGTCGACATGTTCCCGCACTGGGAGTACGTGCTCCACGAGCTGTTCGGCCGGGTCACCTCGGTCCAGGCGCACGTCCAGACCCACATCCCCGAGCGCCGGGACGAGCGCGGCGAGCCCTACGCGGCCACCGCCGACGACGCCGCCTACGGCATCTTCCAGCTGGAGGGCGGCGCCGTCGCCCAGATCAACTCCTCCTGGGCGGTCCGGGTCAACCGCGACGAGCTGGTCGAGTTCCAGGTGGACGGCACCCACGGCTCCGCCGTCGCGGGCCTGCGCAACTGCCGCGTCCAGCACCGCTCGGTCACCCCGAAGCCGGTCTGGAACCCGGACCTCCCGGTCACCGAGTCCTTCCGCGACCAGTGGCAGGAGGTCCCGGACAACGCCGTGTTCGACAACGGCTTCAAGGCCCAGTGGGAGCTGTTCCTGCGCCACATCGTGCTCGACGAGCCGTACGCCTGGGACCTGATGGCCGGCGCCCGTGGCGTGCAGCTCGCGGAGCTGGGCCTGAAGTCCCACGCGGAGGGCCGCCGCCTGGACGTCCCGGAGCTGTCGCTGTGA
- a CDS encoding LacI family transcriptional regulator has translation MTVTLADVAARARVSPATVSRVLNGNYPVAASTRERVLRAVDDLDYVLNGQASALAAATSDLVGILVNDIADPFFGIMAGAAQTEIGGPGDGSGRAGGEKLAVVCNTGGSPARELTYLTLLQRQRAAAVVLTGGAVEDPEHQTAMAAKLAKLAEAGTRVVLCGRPPLPDGAAVVAALAFDNQGGAQRLTKHLLSLGHRRIGYVAGPLERTTTRHRLAGHREAMRGAGAAGDEDRLTVHGSYDRGSGYDATVELLRREPEITAVVAANDTVALGAAAAIRDRGLRIPEDISVAGFDDLPFSVDVVPALTTVRLPLFEAGARAGRLALGKEEPPPGGIALIPAELMVRGSTAPPRG, from the coding sequence ATGACAGTCACCCTGGCGGACGTGGCGGCCCGCGCCCGGGTGTCCCCGGCCACCGTCTCCCGTGTGCTGAACGGCAACTACCCGGTGGCGGCGTCCACCCGGGAGCGGGTGCTGCGCGCGGTGGACGATCTCGACTACGTGCTGAACGGGCAGGCCAGCGCCCTGGCGGCGGCCACCTCGGACCTGGTCGGCATCCTCGTCAACGACATCGCCGACCCGTTCTTCGGGATCATGGCGGGCGCGGCGCAGACCGAGATCGGCGGGCCCGGCGACGGGTCGGGCCGGGCGGGCGGCGAGAAACTGGCGGTCGTCTGCAACACCGGCGGCTCCCCCGCCCGCGAACTGACCTATCTCACCCTGCTCCAGCGCCAGCGCGCCGCGGCCGTCGTCCTCACCGGCGGCGCGGTGGAGGACCCGGAGCACCAGACGGCGATGGCCGCGAAGCTGGCCAAGCTCGCGGAGGCGGGCACCCGGGTCGTGCTGTGCGGGCGTCCGCCGCTGCCGGACGGGGCGGCCGTGGTGGCCGCGCTCGCCTTCGACAACCAGGGCGGCGCCCAGCGGCTCACCAAGCACCTGCTCTCGCTGGGGCACCGCAGGATCGGCTATGTCGCGGGCCCGCTGGAGCGCACCACGACCCGGCACCGGCTGGCCGGCCATCGCGAGGCGATGCGCGGGGCGGGGGCGGCCGGCGACGAGGACCGGCTGACCGTGCACGGCTCGTACGACCGGGGCTCCGGCTACGACGCCACCGTCGAACTCCTGCGCCGCGAACCGGAGATCACCGCCGTCGTCGCCGCCAACGACACCGTGGCGCTCGGCGCGGCGGCGGCCATCCGCGACCGGGGACTGCGCATCCCGGAGGACATCTCGGTGGCCGGCTTCGACGACCTGCCGTTCTCGGTGGACGTGGTCCCGGCCCTGACGACCGTACGGCTGCCGCTCTTCGAGGCGGGGGCGCGGGCGGGCCGGCTGGCCCTGGGCAAGGAGGAGCCGCCGCCGGGCGGCATCGCGCTGATCCCGGCCGAGCTGATGGTGCGCGGATCGACGGCGCCGCCCCGGGGGTGA
- a CDS encoding sugar phosphate isomerase/epimerase — protein MKLAFSTLGVPGLPIADVVRLAADNGYQGVELRAHPEEPVHLGLGQAERASVVAEFERAGVQVLGVAGYAKVAAEGYDQPVLDELAALTELARDLGAPYVRVFPGGGDLDPSKADQIAARRLGAAAPYAADLGVCLLLETHDSHRAGADVARVAGTVGHKSVGALWDVMHTWLAGEEPVASHAVLAPHLGYVQVKDIASAEDTTPLALGAGVLPLRACLDTLDPDGWVCWEYEKRWYPGAAELPGLLGAGREHLLRLGAPKQ, from the coding sequence GTGAAGCTCGCTTTCTCCACCCTCGGGGTTCCGGGGCTGCCCATCGCCGACGTCGTCCGGCTGGCCGCCGACAACGGCTACCAGGGGGTGGAGCTGCGTGCCCACCCGGAGGAACCGGTGCACCTGGGGCTCGGGCAGGCCGAACGCGCCTCGGTGGTCGCCGAGTTCGAGCGCGCCGGGGTCCAGGTCCTGGGCGTGGCGGGGTACGCGAAGGTGGCCGCCGAGGGGTACGACCAGCCGGTCCTGGACGAACTGGCCGCGCTGACCGAGCTGGCCCGGGACCTGGGCGCGCCGTACGTCCGGGTGTTCCCGGGCGGCGGGGACCTGGACCCGTCGAAGGCCGACCAGATCGCCGCGCGCCGGCTGGGCGCCGCCGCGCCGTACGCCGCCGACCTGGGCGTATGCCTCCTGCTTGAGACCCATGACTCGCACCGGGCGGGGGCCGACGTGGCCCGGGTGGCCGGGACGGTGGGGCACAAGAGCGTCGGCGCGCTGTGGGACGTCATGCACACCTGGCTGGCGGGCGAGGAGCCGGTGGCCAGCCACGCGGTACTGGCCCCGCACCTGGGCTACGTACAGGTGAAGGACATCGCCTCGGCCGAGGACACCACGCCGCTGGCGCTGGGCGCGGGGGTGCTGCCGCTGCGGGCGTGCCTGGACACGCTGGACCCGGACGGCTGGGTGTGCTGGGAGTACGAGAAGCGCTGGTACCCGGGGGCGGCGGAGCTGCCGGGGCTGCTGGGCGCGGGGCGCGAGCACCTGCTGCGGCTGGGCGCGCCCAAGCAGTAA
- a CDS encoding EamA family transporter, producing MRPLHIALAALVAAVWGVNFVVIELGLAHFPPLLFSALRFLVAALPAVFFVGRPKVAWKWIVGVGIALGVAKFGLLFIGMDRGMGAGLSSLVLQVQAVFTALFAAVALGERPGRVRLLGMAVALAGIGVAAVDEGASGPVLAFVLVIAAAACWGVSNVLTRKAAPPDPLNFMVWVSTVPVLPLLGLSLLFEGWDRDRAALTGLDWSGAGTIVYVAWIATVFGFGAWGFLLSRYQASSVAPFTLLVPVFGMSSAALLLDESVSGLRWCAAALLVGGVALTSLTGKRRAPAPEPAAEPTPT from the coding sequence ATGCGTCCCCTCCACATCGCCCTGGCCGCCCTGGTGGCAGCCGTCTGGGGTGTCAACTTCGTCGTCATCGAACTGGGTCTCGCCCACTTCCCGCCGCTCCTCTTCTCGGCCCTCCGCTTCCTGGTCGCCGCCCTTCCGGCCGTCTTCTTCGTCGGGCGTCCCAAGGTCGCCTGGAAGTGGATCGTGGGCGTCGGAATCGCCCTCGGCGTCGCGAAGTTCGGGCTGCTCTTCATCGGGATGGACCGGGGGATGGGCGCCGGGCTCTCCTCGCTCGTCCTCCAGGTCCAGGCCGTCTTCACCGCCCTCTTCGCGGCCGTCGCGCTCGGCGAACGGCCGGGGCGCGTACGGCTCCTGGGCATGGCGGTGGCGCTCGCCGGCATCGGCGTCGCGGCGGTCGACGAGGGCGCGAGCGGGCCCGTGCTCGCCTTCGTCCTGGTGATCGCGGCGGCGGCCTGCTGGGGCGTGTCGAACGTGCTGACCCGCAAGGCCGCCCCGCCCGACCCGCTCAACTTCATGGTGTGGGTCTCGACCGTGCCCGTCCTGCCGCTGCTCGGGCTCTCGCTGCTCTTCGAGGGCTGGGACCGCGACCGGGCGGCGCTGACCGGGCTCGACTGGAGCGGGGCCGGGACCATCGTCTACGTCGCCTGGATCGCCACGGTCTTCGGCTTCGGGGCGTGGGGCTTCCTGCTCAGCCGCTACCAGGCGTCCTCCGTGGCCCCGTTCACCCTGCTGGTGCCCGTCTTCGGGATGTCCTCGGCCGCGCTGCTCCTCGACGAGTCGGTGAGCGGGCTGCGGTGGTGCGCGGCTGCGCTCCTGGTCGGCGGGGTGGCGCTCACCTCGCTGACCGGGAAGCGCCGCGCGCCCGCCCCGGAACCGGCCGCCGAACCCACGCCCACCTGA
- a CDS encoding LysR family transcriptional regulator, whose amino-acid sequence MLDLARLRALHAVSVHGSVAGAAAALGYTPSAVSQQITKLERETRTTLLERRGRGVALTEEAVHLVAAAQQLLAIVERAETSLEERRGLPTGRLSVGAFPSAARGLLPGALADLDREHPKLDVRMTEVDPHLSVDLVAKGVIDLAVAHDWDIAPLPAPDGVEQAVIGDDLCDLLVPAGHRLAGRDGVRREELARERWICQPPGTVCHDWLVRTLRAAGYAPDIRHQAEENHTQLALLAAGLGVAMIPRLGRGPLPGGVVAVRMDPVPVRRLYALWRTGAARRPAITAAVAALQAHGAGVGLR is encoded by the coding sequence ATGCTCGATCTCGCCCGGCTGCGCGCCCTGCACGCGGTGTCCGTCCACGGCTCGGTCGCGGGTGCGGCGGCGGCCCTCGGCTACACCCCTTCGGCCGTCTCGCAGCAGATCACCAAGCTGGAGCGGGAGACCCGCACGACCCTGCTCGAGCGGCGCGGGCGCGGGGTGGCGCTGACCGAGGAGGCCGTCCATCTGGTGGCCGCCGCCCAGCAGTTACTGGCGATCGTGGAGCGCGCCGAGACGTCCCTGGAGGAGCGCCGGGGGCTGCCCACGGGGCGGCTCTCGGTGGGGGCGTTCCCCTCGGCGGCGCGCGGGCTGCTGCCCGGAGCGCTGGCGGATCTGGACCGCGAGCACCCAAAGCTGGACGTGCGGATGACCGAGGTGGACCCGCATCTCTCCGTGGACCTGGTCGCCAAGGGCGTGATCGACCTGGCCGTGGCGCACGACTGGGACATCGCCCCGCTGCCCGCGCCGGACGGCGTGGAACAGGCGGTGATCGGCGACGACCTGTGCGATCTGCTGGTCCCCGCGGGCCACCGGCTGGCGGGGCGGGACGGGGTGCGGCGCGAGGAACTGGCGCGGGAGCGGTGGATCTGCCAGCCGCCGGGGACGGTCTGCCACGACTGGCTCGTACGGACGCTGCGCGCGGCGGGGTACGCGCCGGACATCCGGCACCAGGCGGAGGAGAACCACACCCAGCTCGCCCTGCTGGCCGCCGGTCTCGGGGTCGCGATGATCCCCCGGCTGGGGCGCGGGCCGCTGCCCGGGGGCGTGGTGGCGGTGCGGATGGACCCGGTGCCGGTGCGGCGGCTGTACGCGCTGTGGCGTACGGGGGCGGCCCGCCGGCCCGCGATCACGGCGGCGGTCGCGGCGCTCCAGGCGCACGGGGCGGGCGTGGGGCTGCGGTAG
- a CDS encoding glycoside hydrolase family 3 protein: protein MHHRTSRRTLLTATAATAVAAAAGMATAPGALASQGSAHSSHTSAATTRRLKRLISRMSLEEKVGQLFVMRVYGHSATDPDQADIDANLAEIGVRTAAEMIAKYHVGGIIYFAWAHNTRDPHQIAELSNGIQRAGLAGPTPLPLLISTDQEHGIVCRVGEPATLMPGAMALGAGGSRSDARTAGQIAGAELAAIGINQNYAPDADVNVNPANPVIGVRSFGSDPQSVAGMVAAQVKGYQSAGIASTAKHFPGHGDTSTDSHTGLPVIGHTRAQWAELDAPPFRAAIAAGIDSIMTAHIVVPALDPAEDPATLSKPILTGILREELGYDGVVVTDSLGMEGVRTKYGDDRVPVLALQAGVDQLLNPPSLDVSWNALLAAVKSGEVSEARLDESILRILRLKTKLGLFDRPFVTGRGVDRTVGTRAHLAAADRIAEHTTTLLANEGRLLPLSRRSHRNLLVVGADPASPSGTTGPPTTTLAEAFNELGYAATALSTGTAPAKAAIDAAVAAAQGKDAVVVGTYNVSATSAQRTLVSALAATGVPVITIAIRNPYDIAQLAGTGHRAHLAAYSWTDVELRAAVRVIAGRARPEGRLPVPVQRADDPSKVLYPVGYGLKY from the coding sequence GTGCACCACCGCACCTCCAGACGCACCCTCCTCACCGCCACCGCGGCCACCGCCGTCGCGGCGGCCGCGGGCATGGCGACCGCCCCCGGGGCCCTCGCCTCCCAGGGCTCCGCGCACAGCAGCCACACCTCCGCAGCCACGACCCGGCGGCTGAAGCGGCTCATCTCCCGGATGAGCCTGGAGGAGAAGGTCGGCCAGCTCTTCGTCATGCGGGTCTACGGGCACTCCGCCACCGACCCCGACCAGGCCGACATCGACGCCAACCTCGCCGAGATCGGGGTGCGCACGGCGGCCGAGATGATCGCCAAGTACCACGTCGGCGGCATCATCTACTTCGCCTGGGCGCACAACACCCGCGACCCGCACCAGATCGCCGAGCTCTCCAACGGCATCCAGCGCGCGGGCCTCGCGGGGCCGACGCCCCTGCCGCTGCTGATCTCCACCGACCAGGAGCACGGCATCGTCTGCCGCGTCGGCGAGCCCGCCACGCTGATGCCGGGTGCGATGGCGCTGGGCGCGGGCGGTTCGCGCTCCGACGCCCGCACGGCCGGGCAGATCGCGGGCGCCGAACTGGCCGCGATCGGCATCAACCAGAACTACGCGCCGGACGCGGACGTCAACGTGAACCCGGCCAACCCGGTGATCGGCGTACGGTCCTTCGGCTCGGACCCGCAGTCCGTGGCCGGGATGGTCGCCGCGCAGGTGAAGGGGTATCAGAGCGCCGGGATCGCCTCCACGGCCAAGCACTTCCCGGGCCACGGCGACACCAGCACCGACAGCCACACCGGTCTTCCGGTCATCGGCCACACCCGCGCGCAGTGGGCGGAGCTGGACGCACCGCCGTTCCGGGCGGCCATCGCGGCGGGCATCGACTCGATCATGACCGCGCACATCGTGGTGCCGGCACTCGACCCGGCCGAGGACCCGGCGACCCTGTCGAAGCCGATCCTCACCGGCATCCTGCGCGAGGAGCTGGGCTACGACGGGGTGGTGGTCACCGACTCGCTGGGCATGGAGGGCGTGCGCACGAAGTACGGGGACGACCGGGTGCCGGTGCTCGCGCTCCAGGCCGGCGTCGACCAGCTGCTCAACCCGCCGAGCCTGGACGTCTCGTGGAACGCGCTGCTGGCGGCCGTCAAGAGCGGTGAGGTCAGCGAGGCCCGGCTCGACGAATCGATCCTGCGCATCCTGCGCCTGAAGACGAAGCTGGGGCTCTTCGACCGGCCGTTCGTCACCGGGCGCGGCGTGGACCGCACGGTGGGCACCCGGGCGCACCTGGCCGCCGCCGACCGGATCGCCGAGCACACGACGACCCTGCTGGCCAACGAGGGCCGGCTGCTGCCGCTGTCGCGCCGCTCGCACAGGAACCTGCTGGTGGTGGGCGCCGACCCGGCCTCGCCCTCGGGCACCACGGGCCCGCCGACGACGACGCTGGCGGAGGCGTTCAACGAGCTGGGGTACGCGGCGACCGCGTTGTCCACCGGGACCGCGCCCGCCAAGGCGGCCATCGACGCGGCGGTGGCCGCGGCGCAGGGCAAGGACGCGGTGGTGGTGGGGACGTACAACGTCTCGGCGACCAGTGCGCAGCGGACGCTGGTGAGCGCGCTGGCGGCGACGGGCGTCCCGGTGATCACGATCGCCATCCGCAACCCGTACGACATCGCCCAGCTCGCGGGCACGGGGCACCGGGCGCATCTGGCCGCCTACTCCTGGACGGATGTCGAACTGCGCGCGGCGGTCCGGGTGATCGCGGGCCGGGCCCGGCCGGAGGGCAGGCTTCCGGTCCCGGTGCAGCGGGCGGACGACCCGTCGAAGGTGCTGTACCCGGTGGGGTACGGGCTGAAGTACTGA
- a CDS encoding aminopeptidase, with amino-acid sequence MRKALRGILSLAVLIGTVSATGASAGAATAAEPASLRTAASDSGTSTDIKDRILAIPGMSLIEEKPSPSSQLRSSRGDPTPDYRYFVLSYTQPIDHRHPSKGTFQQRITLLHKDTSRPTVFFTSGYNVSTNPSRSEPTRIVDGNQVSLEYRFFTPSRPSPADWSKLDIQQAASDQHRVFTALKRIYSKNWLTTGGSKGGMTATYYERFYPKDMDGVVAYVAPNDVVNNEDSAYDRFFAKVGTKECRDKLSGVQREALVRRAPLEKKYAQYAADNGYTFDTVGSLDKAYEAVVMDYVWAFWQYSLLADCDSLPADAKKATDQEIWDSVDGISGFSAYADQGLATYTPYYYQAGTQLGSPDIKQPWLGKLSRYGYQPPRNFVPRSIPMTFQPRAMRDVDTWVKHHATHMLYVYGENDPWGSERFRLGAGARDSYVFTVPGGNHGSNVAGLVPSDNATATAAILRWAGVAPAAVQQDESKAKPLAKFDARLDNKDLTTDHRLGVRRP; translated from the coding sequence ATGCGCAAGGCGCTCAGAGGAATCCTGTCGCTCGCGGTGCTCATCGGCACGGTGAGTGCGACGGGTGCCTCGGCCGGGGCGGCCACCGCCGCCGAACCGGCCTCGCTCCGCACCGCCGCGAGCGACAGCGGGACGAGCACGGACATCAAGGACCGCATCCTGGCCATCCCGGGAATGAGTCTCATCGAGGAGAAGCCTTCCCCAAGCTCTCAACTTCGTTCGAGCAGGGGAGACCCCACTCCGGACTACCGCTACTTCGTCCTCAGCTACACGCAGCCCATCGACCACCGCCACCCGTCCAAGGGGACGTTCCAGCAGCGCATCACCCTGCTGCACAAGGACACCTCCCGCCCCACGGTCTTCTTCACCAGCGGCTACAACGTCTCCACCAACCCCAGCCGCTCCGAGCCCACCCGGATCGTCGACGGCAACCAGGTCTCACTGGAGTACCGATTCTTCACCCCGTCGCGCCCCTCGCCCGCCGACTGGTCCAAGCTCGACATCCAGCAGGCGGCCAGTGACCAGCACCGGGTCTTCACCGCGCTCAAGCGGATCTACTCCAAGAACTGGCTGACCACCGGCGGCTCCAAGGGCGGCATGACCGCCACGTACTACGAGCGCTTCTACCCGAAGGACATGGACGGCGTCGTCGCGTACGTCGCACCCAACGACGTGGTCAACAACGAGGACTCGGCCTACGACCGGTTCTTCGCGAAGGTCGGCACGAAGGAGTGCCGCGACAAGCTGAGCGGAGTCCAGCGCGAGGCCCTGGTCCGCCGCGCCCCGCTGGAGAAGAAGTACGCCCAGTACGCCGCCGACAACGGCTACACCTTCGACACCGTCGGCTCCCTGGACAAGGCGTACGAGGCCGTCGTCATGGACTACGTGTGGGCGTTCTGGCAGTACAGCCTGCTCGCCGACTGCGACAGCCTCCCGGCCGACGCGAAGAAGGCCACCGACCAGGAGATCTGGGACTCGGTCGACGGGATCTCCGGCTTCTCCGCCTACGCCGACCAGGGCCTGGCCACCTACACCCCGTACTACTACCAGGCGGGCACCCAGCTCGGTTCGCCGGACATCAAGCAGCCCTGGCTCGGCAAGCTGAGCCGCTACGGCTACCAGCCGCCGCGCAACTTCGTGCCGCGCTCCATCCCGATGACGTTCCAGCCCCGGGCGATGCGGGACGTCGACACCTGGGTGAAGCACCACGCGACACACATGCTGTACGTCTACGGCGAGAACGACCCCTGGGGCTCGGAGCGCTTCCGGCTCGGGGCCGGCGCCCGTGACAGCTACGTCTTCACCGTGCCCGGCGGGAACCACGGCTCGAACGTCGCGGGGCTCGTCCCCTCGGACAACGCCACGGCCACGGCCGCGATCCTGCGCTGGGCGGGCGTCGCCCCTGCCGCCGTCCAGCAGGACGAGTCGAAGGCGAAGCCGCTCGCGAAGTTCGACGCCCGGCTCGACAACAAGGACCTGACGACCGACCACCGCCTCGGCGTCCGGCGCCCGTGA